Proteins from one Micromonospora sp. M71_S20 genomic window:
- a CDS encoding TraR/DksA C4-type zinc finger protein, which yields MAKPADTRTAGRKPVAKATRSAAETEKIRAALAARRDELRAEYDRTLSEITELQRDRLTDSAGDDQADTGTKTFEREQEISLANSILERITQVERALERLDEGGYGWCERCGNPIPVERLAAFPSATLCVTCKQLEERR from the coding sequence ATGGCGAAGCCAGCCGACACCAGGACCGCCGGCCGGAAGCCGGTGGCGAAGGCCACCCGCAGCGCTGCGGAGACCGAGAAGATCCGGGCGGCCCTGGCGGCGCGGCGTGACGAGTTGCGCGCCGAGTACGATCGGACGCTGAGCGAGATCACCGAGCTGCAGCGCGACCGGCTGACCGACTCGGCCGGGGACGACCAGGCCGACACCGGGACCAAGACGTTCGAGCGTGAGCAGGAGATCTCACTCGCCAACAGCATCCTGGAACGGATCACGCAGGTCGAGCGGGCGCTGGAGCGGCTCGACGAGGGTGGCTACGGCTGGTGCGAGCGGTGCGGCAACCCCATTCCGGTGGAGCGGCTCGCCGCCTTCCCGTCGGCCACCCTCTGCGTGACGTGCAAGCAGCTGGAGGAGCGGCGCTGA